The following coding sequences lie in one Rutidosis leptorrhynchoides isolate AG116_Rl617_1_P2 chromosome 6, CSIRO_AGI_Rlap_v1, whole genome shotgun sequence genomic window:
- the LOC139854474 gene encoding uncharacterized protein: MSPKPVTQADVRRWITEGITEVVAELCNGTNINTVNTANQWNHDTINAQNNNQVGCMYKTFLSCEPHLFNGTEGPVGLTHWFEQLESVFRISDCRDADRTKFASCKLSYGALTWCYTYANSVGIDQAFETSWEDLKQRMIEEYCPYNETVKMERECQNLNLVGTDLAKYNKRFCELALMCPSMVTPERRKITLYVKGLTENIQSAVTTSKPRTVQEAVVMARELMDQVK, from the coding sequence atgtCGCCAAAGCCAGTTACCCAAGCTGATGTTCGTCGGTGGATCACCGAAGGAATAACTGAGGTTGTGGCAGAACTCTGTAACGGAACCAACATCAACACTGTAAACACTGCAAATCAGTGGAACCATGATACAATTAATGCTCAGAACAATAACCAAGTAGGGTGTATGTACAAGACTTTCTTGAGCTGTGAACCACACTTGTTTAATGGCACCGAAGGCCCAGTTGGTTTAACTCATTGGTTTGAGCAGCTTGAGTCTGTTTTTCGTATCAGCGATTGTAGAGATGCGGATAGAACGAAGTTTGCATCCTGTAAGTTATCATATGGCGCCTTAACATGGTGTTATACTTATGCAAATTCTGTAGGCATAGATCAGGCTTTTGAGACTTCATGGGAGGATTTGAAACAACGGATGATCGAAGAGTATTGTCCCTACAAtgaaactgttaagatggagcgGGAATGCCAAAATTTGAATCTAGTAGGTACTGATCTAGCCAAATACAACAAGAGATTCTGTGAGCTCGCTCTCATGTGTCCGAGTATGGTTACTCCTGAACGCCGTAAGATCACTCTGTATGTGAAGGGATTGACCGAGAATATCCAGAGCGCGGTGACTACTTCGAAGCCGAGAACTGTACAAGAGGCTGTTGTGATGGCTAGGGAGTTGATGGATCAAGTTAAATAG